TGCCATGACTCATAAATCCATCAAAATGGTTGTAATCTTCTGTATAAAGTGCCAGGGAAACTACTAAGGCATCTACCCTCGATGAATACAATGTACCAGCCAGCTTCTGCTCTATTGCAACGGAATCATTTGATTGACAAACCATCAAACTATACCCTTCTTCCTGCAACCTGTTCTGCAGTGCGGTAATAAATACGGCATGGAAATACATGGAAACGCGGGGAACGATCAATCCTATAATATTCGAGCGTTTGTTTCGCAGCGAAGAGGCCATACTATTATGTCGATATCCCATTTCAAGGGCTTTCTCTTTCACCCGCTTGCGGGTAGCTTCACTGATTCTCGGATTATTATTTAACGCTCTTGAAACGGTGGCTGCTGAAATTCCCAGTACTGCGGCTATGTCAACAATGCTTGTTTCTGCATTTTCGGATTTACCCATTTGTTTTAATTAACCTTTTATTTATTCTCCCGTATGTGCGGTAAGTTTTACGACCCTACACCTTCTATTAAATAAATTCCACCTAAATTAATATTGGCCGATGCTCAGCAATACCAAAGTACAGGCATAAACGGCTTCTATATTATTGCTTTGCGCTAAATTGGCTAGTTCCGCATTTTCTGTACCGGGGTTAAATATAATACGTTTTGGTTTAGTTTTCAATAGATAATCATAATATTGCGGCTGCAATTTCGGGCCTATATAAAGTGTTACGGTATGGATATCAGCCAATGGTGCAGCAGGAGCCTCAATAGGAACTCCTGCAACGTCACCCTTTTTGATTCCTATATTAACGATTTCATGCCCCGCTCCCGTTAAACGTTGCGCTGCGATATAGGCATAGCGCGCCGGATTGGTTGTTGCTCCTAAAATTAGCGTTTTTTTCATTTTGTGAAATTAGTAAATATTCAGCGCTGCTTAACGTGTTTTAGCAAGATTTGCCATTTTTATTTAAACGCAACGGCTCATTTGTTGTTGTTTTTCTCTTATCTTCAGCACACAGTTTATACCATCAATTGCCGCTGATACGATACCTCCCGCATATCCTGCCCCTTCACCACAAGGGTATAGTCCTCCTATTTCCGGATGCTGTAAAGTCTGTGGATCTCTCGGGATGCGTACCGGAGAAGACGTTCGGGATTCTACGCCCACAAGTACCGCATCATTTGTATAATAGCCTGACATTTTCTTACCAAAGAGTGGCAGGGCTTTTTTTAATGCTTCACTGATAAACTCGGGCAATACTTCGTTTAGCTGTGCAGGTTGCAATCCAGGTTTGTATGAATTAAGGGGTAAGTCTTGAGATAATCTTCCCTGAACAAAATCAACCATCCGTTGTGCGGGTGCTACCATCTTACCCCCGCCAAGCAAATATGCCTTATGTTCTATCGCTTTCTGAAAATCGAGCAGGGCAAAAGGATTTTCGTTGGCGCCCACTACGTCATCCAAATTTACCTGAACCACTGTTCCCGAATTGGCATAAGGATTATTTCTTTTGGACGGTGACCACCCATTTACTACTATTTCTTCATCGGCGGTAGCACAAGGCGCAATAATACCTCCCGGACACATACAAAAAGAAAATACTCCCCGATTGCCCACCTGTTCTACCAAACTGTAATAGGCTGGAGGTAAATGTTCACTCCTTACTTCACAATGGTACTGCGCCTGATCAATTAACTGTTGCGGGTGTTCTATTCGTACACCCAATGCAAAGGGCTTAGCGGTTACCGACCAATTTTTTCTCC
This Olivibacter sp. SDN3 DNA region includes the following protein-coding sequences:
- a CDS encoding NAD(P)/FAD-dependent oxidoreductase produces the protein MQKEIELAVAPERILDERFIKEQAGKHLKTSLNRIKAIKINKRSIDARSKRIVYRIRVRVFIDELPIQENLTMPYANVAGAPPVVIVGAGPAGLFAAMQCIEEGLKPIVLERGKAVKERRRDLAVLNKQGAVNPESNYCFGEGGAGTYSDGKLYTRSNKRGDVQKVLRLLVAHGATEDILVDARPHIGTNKLPHIIEAIREEIIQNGGEVRFNTKVQDVLTEAGNVYGVTTQLGEVVEARHVLLATGHSARDIFELFRRKNWSVTAKPFALGVRIEHPQQLIDQAQYHCEVRSEHLPPAYYSLVEQVGNRGVFSFCMCPGGIIAPCATADEEIVVNGWSPSKRNNPYANSGTVVQVNLDDVVGANENPFALLDFQKAIEHKAYLLGGGKMVAPAQRMVDFVQGRLSQDLPLNSYKPGLQPAQLNEVLPEFISEALKKALPLFGKKMSGYYTNDAVLVGVESRTSSPVRIPRDPQTLQHPEIGGLYPCGEGAGYAGGIVSAAIDGINCVLKIREKQQQMSRCV
- a CDS encoding CoA-binding protein translates to MKKTLILGATTNPARYAYIAAQRLTGAGHEIVNIGIKKGDVAGVPIEAPAAPLADIHTVTLYIGPKLQPQYYDYLLKTKPKRIIFNPGTENAELANLAQSNNIEAVYACTLVLLSIGQY